The Macrococcoides canis genome has a window encoding:
- the hemB gene encoding porphobilinogen synthase → MNFDRHRRLRSSVNMRNMVRETALHKRDLIYPIFVVEKDDVKKEIPSMPGIYQLSLNIMDEEVHEAYKLGIRAVILFGIPNHKDACGTGAYDDEGIIQKATRKVKSLYPDMLVLADTCLCEYTDHGHCGVLDEHTHDVINDETLPLLVQTAVSQAKAGADIIAPSNMMDGFVTEIRKGLDEAGFVNIPIMSYGIKYASAFYGPFRDAAESAPSHGDRKSYQMDPANRREAMLELESDLKEGCDMMIVKPALSYLDIIRDVRNNSNVPIVAYNVSGEYSMTKAASINGWVDEERIVMEQMLSMKRAGADMIITYFAKDICKYLDEGEY, encoded by the coding sequence ATGAATTTTGATCGTCATAGAAGATTAAGAAGTTCAGTCAATATGCGTAATATGGTTAGAGAAACAGCGTTACATAAACGCGACCTTATCTATCCGATATTTGTAGTAGAAAAAGATGATGTGAAAAAAGAAATTCCATCTATGCCAGGCATCTATCAATTGAGTCTCAATATTATGGATGAAGAAGTACATGAAGCATATAAGCTTGGAATTCGTGCGGTTATTTTATTTGGTATTCCGAACCATAAGGATGCTTGCGGTACAGGTGCGTATGATGATGAGGGTATCATTCAAAAAGCAACGCGCAAAGTAAAGTCACTCTATCCAGATATGCTTGTACTCGCTGATACATGTTTATGTGAATACACAGATCATGGCCATTGTGGTGTATTAGATGAGCACACACATGATGTCATCAATGATGAAACATTGCCATTACTCGTACAGACTGCAGTTTCTCAAGCGAAAGCAGGAGCAGATATTATTGCACCAAGCAATATGATGGATGGCTTTGTTACAGAAATTCGTAAAGGATTAGATGAGGCTGGCTTTGTTAATATACCGATTATGAGTTATGGCATTAAGTATGCATCAGCATTCTATGGACCATTCCGTGATGCTGCAGAAAGTGCACCGAGTCATGGTGATCGTAAGAGCTACCAGATGGATCCAGCGAATCGTCGTGAAGCAATGCTTGAACTTGAAAGTGATTTAAAAGAAGGCTGCGATATGATGATCGTTAAACCTGCATTATCTTATTTAGATATTATTCGTGATGTGCGCAACAATTCAAATGTACCGATTGTAGCATATAATGTGAGTGGTGAATACTCAATGACAAAAGCTGCGAGTATTAATGGCTGGGTTGACGAAGAGCGTATCGTAATGGAACAGATGCTTTCTATGAAACGTGCAGGAGCAGATATGATTATTACGTACTTTGCAAAAGATATTTGTAAATACTTAGATGAAGGAGAATACTAA
- the ccsA gene encoding cytochrome c biogenesis protein CcsA: MNELLLMRMHEAILIVYMISIACYFLDFVQKSNRIKQTGYILLWLVFLLQTCSILLFRVIVGRMPFETLTEGFYFYTWLIILLSIILSRFIKTEFFVFMMNLIGFIFMMIHTFHPAEFYEDTTVSHMMNELLWIHVALAIVSYVMFLVSSLHSVLYIVQMNYLKKKKFNQKFFRISDLSSLSQLSLLFAIVGSVLLLISLILGIYWGLSFEGNTIWYDSKVIGSLILLTGYFIYIYLQQQARLQMRVLMDINVMLFLMLLINYLVVSRFSGFHQLFY, translated from the coding sequence ATGAATGAATTACTTTTAATGCGTATGCACGAAGCAATACTTATCGTCTATATGATAAGTATTGCTTGTTATTTCCTTGATTTCGTCCAGAAATCAAATCGGATTAAACAAACAGGCTATATACTGTTATGGTTAGTATTCCTCCTGCAGACTTGTTCAATCTTATTGTTTAGAGTTATCGTAGGACGGATGCCTTTTGAAACTTTAACAGAAGGTTTTTATTTTTACACATGGCTGATAATATTACTTTCGATCATACTTTCACGTTTTATCAAGACGGAATTTTTTGTGTTTATGATGAATTTAATCGGTTTTATCTTTATGATGATTCATACGTTTCATCCAGCTGAATTTTATGAAGATACGACGGTTTCACATATGATGAATGAACTCTTATGGATACATGTCGCGCTTGCAATTGTCAGCTATGTAATGTTTTTAGTTTCGTCTTTACACTCAGTATTATATATTGTGCAGATGAATTATTTAAAGAAGAAGAAGTTTAATCAGAAGTTCTTTCGAATCAGTGATCTTTCAAGTTTAAGCCAGCTATCGCTTTTATTTGCAATTGTAGGTTCAGTCCTTCTATTGATTTCTCTAATACTCGGGATATACTGGGGATTGTCCTTCGAAGGTAATACGATATGGTATGATTCGAAAGTGATTGGCTCTCTTATATTACTGACTGGATACTTTATCTATATTTATCTGCAACAGCAAGCACGTTTACAGATGCGTGTGCTGATGGATATCAATGTCATGCTTTTTTTGATGTTGTTAATCAATTATCTCGTTGTATCAAGGTTCTCTGGTTTTCATCAGCTATTCTATTAG
- the yihA gene encoding ribosome biogenesis GTP-binding protein YihA/YsxC, which produces MNINPNNVEIIISAVKPDQYPDTGLKEVALAGRSNVGKSSFINTMIGRKSMARISSKPGKTQTLNFFNIDEQLVFVDVPGYGYAKVSKTERERWGKMIETYITTRDNLACVIQLVDIRHNPTEDDRLMYDFLKHYEIPTIVIATKEDKIPKGKIQKHLKIIKQDLDMDPSDTLISYTALSKDKNPMIFDAIEKYL; this is translated from the coding sequence ATGAATATTAATCCAAATAATGTAGAGATAATTATTAGTGCGGTGAAACCTGACCAATATCCTGACACAGGACTAAAAGAAGTGGCATTAGCGGGACGCTCAAATGTTGGAAAGTCATCGTTTATCAATACGATGATCGGTCGAAAGAGTATGGCGAGAATTTCATCAAAGCCTGGTAAAACTCAGACGTTAAACTTCTTTAACATTGATGAACAGCTTGTCTTTGTAGATGTTCCGGGGTATGGTTATGCGAAAGTTTCTAAAACTGAAAGAGAACGCTGGGGTAAGATGATAGAGACTTACATCACTACCCGTGATAACCTTGCTTGTGTCATACAGCTTGTAGATATACGTCATAATCCTACTGAAGATGATCGATTGATGTATGACTTTTTGAAACATTATGAAATACCGACAATCGTCATTGCGACGAAAGAAGATAAGATACCTAAAGGTAAGATCCAAAAGCATCTAAAAATTATCAAGCAGGATCTTGATATGGATCCGTCTGATACGCTAATCAGCTATACCGCTTTAAGTAAGGATAAGAATCCGATGATCTTCGATGCGATCGAGAAATATCTGTAA
- the hemA gene encoding glutamyl-tRNA reductase gives MHIVVVSVNHKTADVSLREKLAFSESTIQQALSALINQKSILEGVILSTCNRTEIYAVTDQVHTGRYYVKSFMSEWFDVDIETVKSVTDVKVGNEAIYHLFKVITGLDSIVLGETQILGQIRDSFLLAQSEGTTGTVFNKLFKDAITLAKRAHAETDISSKAVSVSYAAVELSKKILGKLDNKKILIIGAGEMAELALQNLVGSGASEITVINRTAEKAKSLADQYGGRQVSLQELQCALIESDIVISSTSAQEFIITKPMMQDIMKLRKNKSLVLIDIAVPRDIDPEVNDIDLIFNYDVDDLKGLVDANLAERERAAQAIYTMIDKQVLSFVDWINMLGVVPVITALREKALRIQETTMESIDRKMPDLSERDRKVISKHMKSIINQMLKDPISQAKEMSGSENRAAELQFFQEIFNITNEVESIENNEPEVRRSKSSFVFNPEQ, from the coding sequence ATGCATATTGTTGTTGTGAGTGTCAATCACAAAACAGCAGATGTCAGCTTAAGGGAGAAGCTGGCATTTAGTGAATCAACGATTCAGCAGGCATTGTCTGCTTTAATCAATCAAAAATCAATACTGGAAGGTGTCATTCTTTCTACATGTAACCGCACAGAAATCTACGCAGTTACGGATCAGGTTCATACAGGTAGATATTACGTAAAATCATTTATGTCTGAGTGGTTTGATGTTGATATTGAAACTGTTAAATCTGTGACAGATGTAAAGGTCGGCAATGAAGCAATTTATCACCTTTTCAAAGTAATCACTGGACTCGATTCAATCGTACTCGGTGAAACGCAGATTCTCGGACAAATTCGAGATAGTTTTCTGCTTGCACAAAGTGAAGGTACGACAGGTACAGTATTTAATAAGCTATTTAAAGATGCAATCACGCTTGCAAAGCGTGCGCATGCGGAGACAGATATTTCTTCAAAGGCTGTATCGGTAAGTTATGCAGCAGTTGAATTAAGCAAGAAAATATTAGGTAAGCTGGATAATAAGAAAATCTTGATTATAGGTGCAGGTGAAATGGCTGAGCTTGCCCTGCAAAACTTAGTTGGCTCAGGGGCATCAGAAATTACTGTGATCAACCGTACGGCTGAGAAGGCGAAATCACTTGCAGACCAGTATGGAGGTCGTCAAGTATCGCTGCAGGAACTTCAATGTGCGCTGATTGAAAGTGATATCGTCATCTCTTCAACGAGTGCACAGGAATTTATTATCACGAAACCAATGATGCAGGATATTATGAAGTTGCGTAAGAATAAGTCGCTCGTATTAATTGATATCGCCGTACCACGTGATATCGATCCTGAAGTGAACGATATCGATCTTATCTTTAACTATGATGTCGATGATCTGAAAGGTCTGGTAGACGCCAACCTTGCAGAACGTGAACGTGCAGCACAAGCCATCTATACGATGATCGATAAACAAGTGCTGTCTTTTGTTGACTGGATCAATATGTTAGGCGTTGTACCAGTTATTACAGCGTTACGTGAGAAAGCTCTAAGAATTCAGGAAACAACGATGGAGAGCATCGATCGTAAGATGCCTGACCTTTCTGAACGTGATCGTAAAGTCATTTCAAAACATATGAAGAGTATCATTAATCAGATGCTTAAAGATCCGATCTCACAGGCGAAAGAGATGAGTGGTTCAGAGAACAGAGCAGCGGAACTGCAGTTTTTCCAGGAGATTTTCAATATTACGAATGAAGTTGAAAGCATAGAGAACAATGAACCGGAAGTTCGTCGTTCAAAAAGCAGTTTTGTCTTTAATCCCGAGCAATAG
- the hemL gene encoding glutamate-1-semialdehyde 2,1-aminomutase — protein MNYSKSKQAFSEAVNLMPGGVNSPVRAFKSVDMDPIFMERGKGSKIYDIDGNEYIDYVLSWGPLILGHANDTVTGALNKAVLNGTSFGAPTELENKMAELVIDRVPSIEMVRMVSSGTEATLAALRLARGFTGKNKILKFIGCYHGHSDSLLIKAGSGVATLGLPDSPGVPKGTAENTITVHYNDLDAVKAAFERFGDDIAAVIVEPVAGNMGVVPPVDGFLEGLREITSEHDALLIFDEVMTGFRVGYNCAQGYFGVTPDLTCLGKVIGGGLPVGAFGGRRDIMEQIAPSGPVYQAGTLSGNPLAMTGGFYTLSQLTPDSYDYFNHLGDMLEQGLTEVFSKHNVPITINRAGSMIGFFLNAEKVTNFEIASRSDLKLFAAMYKEMANNGVFLPPSQFEGMFLSTEHTEEDIQKTIDAFDKALTAIV, from the coding sequence ATGAATTATTCGAAATCAAAGCAAGCATTCAGCGAAGCGGTCAATTTGATGCCAGGGGGTGTCAATAGTCCCGTTCGTGCTTTTAAAAGTGTAGATATGGATCCAATATTCATGGAACGTGGGAAAGGTTCTAAAATATATGACATCGATGGCAATGAATACATCGATTACGTATTAAGCTGGGGACCGTTAATTTTAGGTCATGCGAATGATACAGTTACAGGCGCATTAAATAAAGCAGTATTAAATGGAACAAGTTTTGGGGCTCCGACTGAGCTTGAGAATAAGATGGCTGAACTTGTAATCGATCGTGTACCATCAATTGAAATGGTACGCATGGTTTCAAGTGGCACTGAAGCAACACTTGCTGCACTGCGTTTAGCACGTGGCTTTACAGGTAAGAATAAGATTCTGAAATTTATCGGATGTTATCATGGGCATAGTGACTCATTACTCATTAAAGCAGGAAGTGGCGTTGCAACTTTAGGATTGCCAGATTCACCTGGTGTACCTAAAGGCACTGCAGAAAATACGATTACAGTTCATTATAATGATCTGGATGCTGTCAAAGCGGCCTTTGAAAGATTTGGCGATGATATTGCAGCCGTAATTGTAGAGCCAGTAGCAGGAAATATGGGTGTTGTTCCGCCTGTTGATGGCTTCCTTGAAGGATTAAGAGAGATTACGTCTGAGCATGATGCATTACTTATCTTTGATGAAGTGATGACTGGATTTAGAGTAGGATACAACTGTGCACAAGGATATTTCGGAGTTACACCGGATTTAACATGTCTAGGTAAAGTGATTGGTGGCGGATTACCAGTCGGCGCGTTTGGGGGCCGTCGTGATATTATGGAACAAATTGCACCAAGCGGTCCTGTCTATCAGGCAGGAACATTAAGTGGCAATCCATTGGCGATGACCGGTGGTTTCTATACATTAAGCCAGTTAACACCAGACAGCTATGACTACTTCAATCATCTTGGGGACATGCTGGAACAGGGACTGACAGAAGTGTTCTCTAAACATAATGTACCGATTACGATCAATCGTGCAGGTAGCATGATCGGATTTTTCCTGAATGCGGAGAAAGTGACAAACTTTGAAATTGCATCACGCTCTGACCTTAAACTGTTTGCAGCGATGTATAAAGAGATGGCCAATAATGGTGTGTTCTTACCTCCTTCGCAGTTTGAAGGAATGTTCCTGTCAACTGAACATACAGAAGAAGATATTCAGAAAACGATCGATGCTTTTGATAAAGCTTTAACCGCTATTGTATAA
- a CDS encoding uroporphyrinogen-III synthase — protein MKPVVLNTGSRNETYEGMTVLHKPLIKICALPLDETIRAQYDWLIFTSKNAVILFFEMYPDVKYKQVAAIGTKTKEALADMNIKVDYVPSRFQQEYFLEDMDTRFEDKTVCLPVSKKARPLMFETLKNIATVDKIELYEPQPYLDNVMCVHQMIQSGDIDWILFLSPSSVQAYFQHYTLSEGVRVMAIGQVTSETLQKYNVPHAISEKETLFAMYETIKKLD, from the coding sequence ATGAAGCCAGTTGTATTGAACACAGGAAGTCGTAATGAAACATATGAAGGAATGACAGTGCTGCATAAACCATTGATTAAAATTTGTGCGCTGCCTTTAGATGAAACGATCCGTGCACAATATGACTGGCTTATTTTTACGAGTAAGAATGCGGTAATCTTATTCTTTGAAATGTATCCAGATGTAAAATACAAACAAGTAGCAGCAATCGGAACGAAAACTAAAGAAGCACTCGCTGATATGAATATTAAGGTAGATTACGTTCCAAGCCGTTTTCAGCAGGAATATTTTTTAGAAGATATGGACACACGCTTTGAAGACAAAACAGTTTGTCTGCCCGTTTCAAAAAAAGCAAGACCATTGATGTTTGAAACTTTGAAAAATATCGCTACTGTCGATAAAATAGAACTATATGAACCACAGCCATATCTTGACAATGTCATGTGTGTTCATCAGATGATTCAAAGCGGTGATATCGACTGGATATTGTTTTTAAGTCCATCATCTGTCCAAGCATATTTTCAGCACTATACTTTATCAGAAGGTGTGCGTGTGATGGCGATTGGACAAGTAACGAGTGAAACGTTACAAAAATATAACGTACCCCACGCAATTAGTGAGAAAGAAACATTATTCGCGATGTATGAAACAATTAAAAAATTAGATTAA
- the hemC gene encoding hydroxymethylbilane synthase: MRKIIVGSRRSKLALTQSQQFIDQLKRKHPDLEIEIKEIVTKGDQIVNVQLSKVGGKGLFVKEIEQALYDRTIDFAIHSLKDVPSVLPEGLTLGCIPVREDARDAYIAKNHIPLHELKAGSIVGTSSLRRGAQLLDQYPHLEIKWIRGNIDTRLAKLRDEDYDAIILAAAGLNRMGWDKSIVTEYLDPEMMLPAIGQGALGIECRSDDEEVLALLRSVHDEATEICTEAERTFLKLMDGSCQVPIAGHAIMVGEAIEFTGLIMSPDGKEKYKVTHSGSNPTEVGTHVARAMEQNGAKAIIETLNQDA; the protein is encoded by the coding sequence ATGAGAAAAATTATCGTAGGTTCAAGAAGAAGCAAACTAGCACTGACACAAAGTCAGCAATTTATTGATCAGTTAAAGCGTAAACATCCAGATCTCGAAATTGAAATCAAGGAGATTGTCACTAAAGGTGATCAGATAGTGAATGTCCAGCTCTCTAAAGTTGGCGGCAAGGGCTTGTTCGTTAAAGAAATTGAACAGGCGCTTTATGATCGTACAATTGATTTTGCGATTCATTCACTGAAAGATGTTCCAAGTGTCTTACCTGAAGGATTAACACTAGGATGTATTCCAGTTCGAGAAGATGCGCGCGATGCATATATTGCTAAGAATCATATTCCATTACATGAATTAAAAGCGGGAAGTATTGTAGGCACATCTTCATTAAGACGTGGGGCACAATTGTTAGATCAATATCCACATCTAGAAATTAAATGGATAAGAGGCAATATTGATACACGCCTTGCAAAACTTCGCGATGAGGACTATGATGCAATTATTTTAGCTGCAGCAGGGCTTAACCGAATGGGATGGGATAAGTCGATTGTTACTGAATATCTAGATCCTGAAATGATGTTGCCCGCGATTGGCCAAGGTGCATTAGGAATTGAATGCAGAAGTGATGATGAAGAAGTTTTAGCACTATTAAGATCAGTTCATGATGAAGCGACTGAAATCTGTACAGAAGCTGAAAGAACATTCTTGAAATTGATGGATGGTAGCTGTCAAGTACCCATTGCTGGTCATGCAATAATGGTTGGCGAAGCTATTGAATTTACAGGGCTGATTATGAGTCCAGATGGAAAAGAAAAATATAAAGTTACGCATAGTGGCAGTAATCCGACAGAGGTCGGGACGCACGTAGCCAGAGCGATGGAACAAAATGGAGCAAAAGCAATTATTGAAACTTTAAATCAAGACGCATAA
- a CDS encoding valine--tRNA ligase, whose product MIMETKYNPKAVETGRYKEWVEKELFKAESNSDKKPYTIVIPPPNVTGKLHIGHAWDTTLQDIITRMKRMQGYNTLYLPGMDHAGIATQAKVEAKLREDGISRHDIGRAKFLEHTMEWKEEYAGFIREQWAKLGLGLDYSRERFTLDDGLSDAVKEVFVKMYEKGLIYRGERIINWDPAARTALSDIEVIHEEVEGAFYHINYPLADGSGFIEIATTRPETMLGDTAVVVHPEDERYKDMIGKNVILPIMNREIPVLADEYVEMDFGTGAMKVTPAHDPNDFEIGNRHNLERINVMNTDGSINALGGKYEGMDRFECRKQLIADLKESGELVKVERHMHQVGHSERSGAIVEPYLSTQWFVKMAPLAEQALNNQQTENRIEFVPNRFENTFSRWMENIHDWTISRQLWWGHQIPAWYHNETGEIYVGKEAPADIENWTQDEDVLDTWFSSALWPFSTLGWPDTDALDYQQFYPTNVLVTGYDIIFFWVARMIFQGLEFTGKRPFDDVLIHGLVRAEDGRKMSKSLGNGVDPMDVIDQYGADSLRYFLATGSSPGQDLRYSTEKVEAAWNFINKIWNASRFSLMNIGEDFKAKDIDLTGEKSLADEWILTRLNETIEEVTRLADKYEFGEVGRVLYNFIWDEFCDWYIEMSKIPMNGDDEAQKQMTRSILAYTLDSIMRMLHPFMPFVTEHIWQNLPVAGDSIVTASWPQVKPELSNEQSKRDMEQLMEIIRAVRNTRSEVNTPMSKQIPMMIKTNNDDVAARLERERPFIERFCNPSELTIQSSVEIPEEVITTAVTGGSVILPLAGLIDMDKEIARLEKELEKWQKELERVDKKLSNEKFVAKAPEKIINEEKEKQALYTEKYNSVQERLNQLNRK is encoded by the coding sequence ATAATAATGGAAACGAAATATAATCCGAAAGCAGTAGAAACAGGTAGATATAAAGAGTGGGTTGAGAAAGAATTATTTAAAGCAGAAAGTAATAGCGACAAAAAACCGTATACAATCGTAATTCCACCACCAAACGTAACAGGGAAACTGCATATTGGACATGCATGGGATACGACATTACAGGACATCATTACACGAATGAAACGTATGCAAGGCTATAATACATTATATTTACCTGGGATGGATCACGCCGGTATTGCCACGCAGGCGAAGGTAGAAGCAAAATTACGTGAAGATGGCATCAGTCGTCATGACATCGGACGAGCGAAATTTCTAGAGCATACGATGGAATGGAAAGAAGAATATGCAGGATTTATTCGTGAACAGTGGGCGAAGCTAGGTCTTGGATTAGATTATTCTCGTGAACGATTCACATTAGATGATGGTTTGAGCGATGCAGTTAAAGAAGTGTTCGTTAAGATGTACGAAAAAGGACTGATCTATCGTGGCGAACGTATCATAAACTGGGATCCTGCAGCGCGTACGGCATTAAGTGATATTGAAGTGATACATGAAGAAGTAGAAGGTGCGTTCTATCATATTAACTATCCACTCGCTGATGGCTCAGGATTTATTGAGATTGCAACGACACGTCCTGAGACGATGTTAGGGGATACAGCTGTTGTTGTTCATCCAGAAGATGAACGTTATAAAGATATGATCGGTAAAAACGTTATCTTACCGATTATGAACCGAGAAATTCCAGTACTTGCTGATGAATACGTTGAGATGGATTTCGGAACAGGGGCGATGAAAGTTACCCCTGCACACGATCCTAATGACTTTGAAATTGGTAATCGCCATAACTTAGAACGCATCAATGTGATGAATACAGACGGATCTATCAATGCTTTAGGTGGAAAATATGAAGGCATGGATCGTTTCGAATGTCGTAAACAATTGATTGCTGATTTAAAAGAAAGTGGAGAACTTGTTAAAGTTGAACGTCACATGCATCAGGTGGGTCATTCTGAGCGCAGTGGTGCAATTGTAGAACCATACTTGTCTACACAGTGGTTTGTTAAGATGGCTCCATTAGCAGAGCAGGCACTGAACAATCAACAGACAGAGAATCGCATAGAATTTGTACCGAATCGTTTCGAGAATACATTCTCTCGCTGGATGGAGAATATTCATGACTGGACAATCTCTCGTCAGCTCTGGTGGGGACATCAAATTCCTGCCTGGTACCATAATGAAACAGGAGAAATCTATGTCGGTAAAGAAGCACCTGCTGATATCGAAAACTGGACACAGGATGAAGATGTACTGGATACTTGGTTCTCAAGTGCGCTTTGGCCATTTTCAACGTTAGGATGGCCAGATACGGATGCCTTAGATTATCAGCAGTTCTATCCGACAAATGTTCTCGTTACTGGATATGATATCATCTTTTTCTGGGTTGCCCGCATGATCTTCCAAGGATTAGAATTTACGGGTAAACGTCCATTTGATGATGTACTGATTCATGGATTAGTACGAGCAGAAGATGGCCGTAAGATGAGTAAATCGCTCGGTAACGGTGTTGATCCGATGGATGTGATTGATCAGTACGGCGCAGATAGTCTACGTTACTTCTTAGCTACAGGTTCATCACCTGGACAAGATTTACGTTATTCAACTGAAAAGGTTGAAGCGGCATGGAACTTTATCAACAAGATCTGGAATGCTTCTAGATTTAGTTTGATGAATATCGGTGAAGACTTTAAAGCAAAGGATATTGATCTTACTGGTGAAAAATCACTTGCTGATGAATGGATATTAACACGACTCAATGAAACAATTGAAGAAGTTACGCGTCTAGCGGATAAATATGAATTTGGTGAAGTGGGACGTGTGCTGTATAACTTCATCTGGGATGAGTTCTGTGACTGGTACATTGAAATGAGTAAGATTCCAATGAATGGTGACGATGAAGCACAGAAACAAATGACACGTTCAATCTTAGCCTATACACTGGATTCAATTATGCGTATGCTGCATCCATTTATGCCGTTTGTAACAGAGCATATTTGGCAGAATCTTCCGGTTGCTGGAGACTCTATCGTAACGGCAAGCTGGCCACAAGTAAAACCTGAATTATCGAATGAACAATCTAAGCGTGATATGGAACAGCTGATGGAGATTATTCGTGCAGTACGTAATACACGTAGTGAAGTGAATACTCCGATGTCGAAACAAATTCCGATGATGATCAAGACAAATAATGATGACGTAGCAGCGCGTCTTGAGAGAGAACGTCCATTCATCGAACGTTTCTGTAATCCTTCAGAACTGACGATTCAGTCATCTGTTGAAATTCCGGAAGAAGTGATTACGACTGCTGTGACAGGAGGTTCTGTCATTCTTCCGTTAGCAGGTCTGATTGATATGGATAAAGAAATTGCACGTCTTGAAAAAGAACTGGAAAAGTGGCAGAAAGAATTAGAGCGTGTCGATAAGAAGCTAAGTAATGAAAAATTTGTCGCTAAAGCACCAGAGAAAATTATTAACGAAGAAAAAGAAAAGCAGGCACTATATACAGAGAAATATAATAGTGTTCAGGAACGTCTAAACCAATTGAATAGGAAGTAA
- a CDS encoding AbrB family transcriptional regulator, whose translation MKKAGDYLNYIIIFIASLLMGLLLSALHLILPWLFGPIIATVLLRKFTSGDYRWPKWLSEVGLYILGAQIGASFTKEIVADIQDELLYIVLMSIFVIVLAIMISYVLKHFLNCSLETAILASIPGALNQMIVMAEENKHANLLVVTLAQTSRILIVVMIVPFISSLLPEGNHHMTISRTPSMMDAINLPTILLLIGAMVIAGYIFRRIHFPVPDMMGPITVLMIWNLTTGINFMIPTPLIILAQMFFGIRIGLQLYDLSYQINRQLFIGVLVQNLLLITGTFIIVYLMNLFMHESFNDLFLSAAPGGMAQIIIVGLETGANVAMISSYHIFRIFIILLVVTPLLSIYLKYRTRYT comes from the coding sequence ATGAAGAAGGCAGGTGATTACTTGAACTACATTATTATTTTTATTGCGAGTTTATTAATGGGTCTGCTCCTAAGTGCACTTCATCTTATATTGCCATGGTTATTCGGTCCGATTATTGCAACAGTTCTACTTAGAAAATTTACTTCAGGAGATTATCGCTGGCCTAAATGGTTGAGCGAAGTCGGATTATATATTTTAGGGGCTCAGATTGGAGCGTCCTTTACGAAAGAAATTGTAGCTGATATTCAAGATGAGCTGTTGTACATCGTATTGATGAGTATATTCGTCATTGTGTTAGCTATAATGATTTCGTATGTTTTAAAGCATTTTTTAAACTGCTCTCTTGAAACGGCTATTTTAGCATCGATACCTGGTGCATTGAATCAGATGATTGTGATGGCAGAGGAGAATAAACATGCCAATCTGTTAGTCGTTACGTTAGCACAAACTTCGAGAATTCTGATTGTCGTTATGATTGTACCTTTCATCTCCTCACTACTTCCAGAGGGTAATCATCACATGACAATATCGAGGACACCGTCAATGATGGATGCAATTAACTTACCAACTATTTTACTGTTAATAGGTGCGATGGTTATTGCTGGATATATTTTTAGACGCATACATTTTCCTGTACCAGATATGATGGGTCCGATAACTGTTTTGATGATCTGGAATTTAACGACTGGAATCAATTTTATGATACCGACTCCGCTTATTATTTTAGCTCAAATGTTTTTTGGTATTCGTATTGGACTGCAGCTGTATGATCTTTCTTATCAGATTAATCGACAGCTATTTATTGGTGTACTGGTTCAGAATTTACTATTGATCACAGGTACATTTATTATCGTGTATTTAATGAATCTATTTATGCATGAAAGTTTTAATGATCTATTTTTAAGTGCAGCCCCTGGCGGGATGGCGCAGATTATTATTGTTGGTCTGGAGACTGGTGCGAACGTAGCGATGATTTCAAGCTATCATATTTTCAGGATTTTTATTATTCTGCTTGTTGTAACGCCATTGCTTTCCATCTACCTCAAATATAGAACACGATATACTTGA